In Methanocella sp., the following proteins share a genomic window:
- a CDS encoding HdeD family acid-resistance protein — protein sequence MAENVESNIENMLKWAWNGVWWDVLLRGAIAIIFGLLVFFMPGLTVAFFVLLFGAFAIADGILLLLQAVTVKDGRWWARLLQGLVAIAAGVVVFLWPKISALTLLYIIALYLIMTGVLQAIAAIEMRKVIKNEWLYVISGILAVIVGVLLVIRPLTGAIALAQTIGIFAIAYGIFICALALELRGLPQKVAKPT from the coding sequence ATGGCAGAGAATGTTGAAAGTAACATCGAGAATATGCTCAAGTGGGCGTGGAACGGCGTCTGGTGGGACGTGCTACTGCGGGGCGCGATCGCTATTATCTTCGGGCTCCTTGTGTTCTTTATGCCTGGCCTGACCGTGGCGTTCTTCGTGCTCTTGTTCGGGGCCTTCGCCATCGCCGACGGCATACTGCTGCTGCTCCAGGCGGTAACGGTCAAGGACGGGAGATGGTGGGCCAGGCTCTTACAGGGCCTCGTCGCCATAGCCGCGGGCGTCGTCGTCTTCCTGTGGCCGAAGATCAGCGCGCTGACTCTATTGTACATCATCGCGCTCTACCTGATCATGACGGGCGTATTGCAGGCGATCGCGGCCATCGAAATGCGCAAGGTGATAAAGAACGAGTGGCTATACGTTATCAGCGGCATACTGGCGGTCATCGTCGGGGTTTTACTGGTAATCAGGCCTTTGACGGGGGCCATCGCCCTGGCGCAGACCATCGGCATCTTCGCCATCGCCTACGGCATATTCATATGCGCTTTAGCGCTCGAACTCCGGGGATTACCGCAAAAGGTGGCAAAGCCCACTTAA
- a CDS encoding TetR/AcrR family transcriptional regulator produces MGRRVSKDPEVRKQEIVAAAFDLFREKGYDQVSVNDIVKKVGLAQGTFYYHFKSKYELLDAVVEYEMRQTLAILESIATDEKLSPLEKMHAIINLNPSDDRRRFIRLVRSEENAVLYLKSQKKMADELVPYMVTLVEAGDKEGVFNVPYPREAIGLLLNMQLDFERILANTPDRDNAYRLIRAMEDIYIKVLGIKPGSIRLIP; encoded by the coding sequence ATGGGAAGAAGAGTGTCCAAGGATCCGGAAGTCAGGAAGCAGGAGATCGTGGCCGCGGCTTTCGATCTTTTCCGCGAAAAGGGCTACGATCAGGTATCGGTCAACGATATCGTCAAAAAGGTCGGCCTGGCCCAGGGGACGTTCTACTACCATTTCAAGAGCAAGTACGAGCTGCTGGACGCCGTCGTCGAATATGAGATGCGGCAGACCCTTGCGATACTGGAATCGATCGCTACCGATGAAAAGCTGAGCCCGCTGGAAAAGATGCATGCGATCATAAATTTAAACCCCAGCGATGACCGCAGACGGTTTATCAGGCTGGTCCGATCGGAAGAGAACGCGGTCCTGTACCTGAAATCCCAGAAGAAGATGGCAGACGAGCTCGTACCCTACATGGTAACGCTCGTCGAAGCCGGCGACAAGGAAGGCGTGTTCAACGTGCCGTACCCGCGGGAGGCCATCGGGCTGTTGTTAAATATGCAACTCGATTTCGAGCGCATACTGGCGAACACGCCCGATCGCGACAACGCTTACCGCCTGATACGGGCGATGGAAGACATCTACATCAAAGTGTTGGGTATCAAGCCGGGAAGCATCCGGCTGATCCCCTGA
- a CDS encoding TMEM175 family protein, protein MATSTGGPFNGWLTRFEFTKDNLVNFSDAVFAIAITLLAIDIKLPEGIAGGEYLLSALLNLWPNFLSYIISFGLIAAYWYNYHKIIYYAPEADNNMTFLNIVFLFFVTIMPFTASMLSRYGNESIAVVLYAATVALGSAVLFMLWRHILRKYLRAEKALNKRYFDYLSVRALIPVFVALFSMVLAIFNPLVAIIFLLLDPISIWLSPVFFYWVQSRFGSARNIELTK, encoded by the coding sequence ATGGCAACGTCTACCGGAGGCCCGTTTAACGGATGGCTGACGAGGTTCGAGTTCACGAAGGATAACCTGGTCAACTTTAGCGATGCCGTATTCGCCATCGCTATCACGTTGCTGGCCATCGACATAAAGCTCCCTGAAGGCATCGCGGGAGGCGAATACCTGCTTTCCGCGCTGTTGAACCTCTGGCCCAACTTTCTCAGTTATATCATCAGCTTCGGCCTCATCGCCGCGTACTGGTATAACTATCACAAGATCATCTACTATGCTCCGGAAGCGGACAATAATATGACTTTTTTGAACATCGTGTTCCTGTTCTTCGTCACGATCATGCCCTTCACGGCTTCGATGCTCAGCCGGTATGGCAACGAGAGTATTGCCGTGGTCCTGTACGCGGCCACGGTCGCGTTAGGCAGCGCGGTGTTATTCATGCTATGGAGGCACATCCTGCGGAAGTACTTGAGAGCTGAGAAGGCGTTAAACAAAAGATACTTTGATTACCTCTCCGTGCGTGCCCTGATTCCCGTCTTTGTCGCGCTCTTTTCCATGGTTCTTGCCATATTCAACCCATTAGTCGCCATAATTTTTCTCTTGCTGGATCCGATCTCGATCTGGCTCAGCCCAGTTTTCTTTTACTGGGTCCAGTCTCGATTTGGCTCGGCTCGAAATATTGAGTTGACGAAATAG
- a CDS encoding HdeD family acid-resistance protein, producing MEDNNSKKIIGNFEEKIRSAWNDQWWSMLLGSILLIIFGLLVFFMPGLTIATFVLLFGVFAIAVSVLQLWQAVTIKDGKWWVRLLGCIIALAAGIGVFLWPNISALSLLYVIAFFFILFGILQVISSIELSRVFAGEWLYFICGILSIVVGVMMILNPQTGAIALAQVIGIFAVADGIVLGVFALKLQGTMNKVFGIMDKDSGNAKKVS from the coding sequence ATGGAAGATAATAATAGTAAAAAGATTATAGGAAATTTTGAAGAAAAGATCCGCTCGGCGTGGAACGACCAATGGTGGAGCATGCTCCTGGGGAGCATCCTCTTGATCATATTCGGGCTCCTCGTCTTCTTCATGCCCGGCCTGACGATCGCGACCTTCGTGTTATTGTTCGGGGTCTTTGCCATCGCCGTCAGCGTTTTGCAGTTGTGGCAGGCCGTGACGATCAAGGATGGAAAATGGTGGGTCCGGCTCCTGGGATGCATCATCGCCCTTGCGGCGGGCATCGGCGTGTTCCTCTGGCCTAACATCAGCGCGCTTTCGCTGCTGTACGTCATAGCGTTCTTCTTCATCCTGTTCGGCATTCTGCAGGTGATCTCCTCAATCGAGTTGAGCAGAGTGTTCGCGGGCGAGTGGCTGTACTTTATCTGCGGCATCCTTTCGATCGTCGTCGGGGTCATGATGATATTGAATCCCCAGACCGGGGCCATCGCCCTGGCGCAGGTGATCGGCATCTTCGCCGTCGCCGATGGCATAGTGCTTGGCGTATTCGCGCTCAAGCTCCAGGGTACCATGAACAAGGTTTTCGGGATCATGGACAAGGATTCCGGGAACGCTAAAAAGGTATCTTAA
- a CDS encoding DedA family protein — protein MFLAMSAVAGLSGNVADLISSLGYGGIFVLMIIESSGIPILPIPSELVMPFAGYLAWTGQINWILAAAVGTMGTGLGSAIGYAIGAWGGKPLVGRYGKYIGATPDRMARAEMWFCKYGASTVFFTRMLPVVRTVVNVPAGLVKMDFYKFMACTLAGALPWCLILSYMGYTLGENWESIGIYSDLLIYAVVVIVAVIMIGSIGLYVLDRLDIVKAETVKNYLSILVKI, from the coding sequence ATGTTTTTAGCGATGTCGGCAGTGGCCGGCTTGTCTGGCAATGTCGCCGATCTGATATCCTCCCTGGGCTATGGGGGTATATTCGTCCTAATGATCATTGAGAGCTCTGGCATACCTATCCTGCCCATCCCTAGCGAGCTCGTCATGCCTTTCGCAGGCTACCTTGCCTGGACGGGCCAGATTAACTGGATCCTGGCCGCCGCCGTCGGGACAATGGGCACCGGCCTTGGCTCGGCCATCGGGTACGCCATCGGGGCATGGGGCGGCAAACCGCTCGTCGGCCGTTATGGCAAGTACATCGGCGCCACGCCCGACAGGATGGCGCGGGCCGAGATGTGGTTCTGCAAGTACGGCGCGTCCACCGTCTTCTTTACCAGAATGCTGCCGGTTGTGCGCACCGTGGTCAACGTCCCGGCGGGCCTGGTCAAAATGGACTTCTACAAGTTCATGGCCTGCACGCTGGCCGGCGCCCTGCCCTGGTGCCTCATCCTGTCCTACATGGGGTATACGCTGGGCGAGAACTGGGAATCGATCGGAATCTACTCCGATCTGCTCATATACGCAGTGGTCGTCATCGTAGCCGTCATCATGATCGGCTCCATCGGCCTGTATGTTCTTGACAGGTTGGATATCGTGAAGGCGGAAACGGTAAAGAATTACCTGAGTATCCTCGTGAAAATATGA